From Tripterygium wilfordii isolate XIE 37 chromosome 16, ASM1340144v1, whole genome shotgun sequence, one genomic window encodes:
- the LOC119981202 gene encoding protein ASPARTIC PROTEASE IN GUARD CELL 1-like, whose translation MAVASSLSILSLILSLFNVSLARNLYTTTVLDVASSNQQARDILSFDPLQARESSTQQSTEPWLFSNTSSFSLNLHSREIVYKTSVEDYKSLVLTRLERDSARVDSLNTKLNLALKGINKQDLKPVEVEIQLEDLSTPVVSGTSQGSGEYFTRVGVGSPAKEFYMVLDTGSDVNWLQCQPCSDCYQQSDPIFNPAASTSYSPLTCDSPQCRSLETSGCQSDKCLYQVAYGDGSYTVGELVTETVSFANSGAVNNIALGCGHDNEGLFVASAGLLGLGGGKLSLTSQIKANSFSYCLVDRDSPKSSTLDFNSAQLGDSVTAPLMRNSKIDTFYYVQVIGMSVGGQPVSIPPELFQMDDSGRGGIIVDCGTAITRLQTQAYNSLRDSFTKLTTNLRPTNPVALFDTCYDMSSLSTVRVPTVAFRFAGGMALDLPAKNYLIPVDSSGTYCFAFAPTSSPLSIIGNVQQQGIRVSYDLANNRVGFSPNKC comes from the coding sequence ATGGCTGTCGCGAGCTCTCTCTCCATACTCTCTCTGATTCTATCTCTCTTCAATGTCAGTCTCGCTCGTAATCTCTACACCACAACAGTACTCGACGTCGCCTCCTCAAACCAACAAGCCCGCGACATTCTCTCATTCGACCCATTACAAGCACGCGAATCCTCTACTCAACAATCCACCGAGCCATGGTTGTTTTCCAATACTTCTTCATTCTCTCTCAACCTCCACTCTCGAGAAATTGTTTACAAGACATCCGTTGAGGACTACAAGAGCTTAGTTCTTACTCGACTAGAGCGCGACTCAGCCCGCGTCGACTCGCTTAACACAAAGCTCAATCTCGCTTTGAAAGGCATCAACAAGCAGGACCTTAAGCCAGTGGAGGTCGAGATCCAACTGGAGGATTTGTCAACGCCGGTTGTCTCCGGAACGAGCCAAGGCAGTGGAGAGTATTTCACTCGGGTTGGAGTCGGGAGCCCCGCCAAGGAATTCTACATGGTTCTGGATACGGGCAGCGATGTAAATTGGCTCCAATGCCAACCATGCTCCGACTGTTATCAGCAATCCGACCCGATCTTCAACCCGGCAGCGTCGACTTCCTACAGTCCACTGACTTGCGACTCTCCACAGTGCAGATCTCTCGAGACGTCCGGTTGCCAAAGCGATAAGTGCCTCTACCAAGTGGCGTACGGCGACGGATCGTACACTGTGGGCGAACTCGTGACCGAAACGGTGTCATTTGCCAACTCCGGTGCTGTGAACAATATCGCATTAGGGTGCGGCCACGACAACGAAGGACTGTTTGTGGCCTCCGCCGGGTTGCTTGGCCTCGGCGGCGGAAAGCTCTCACTCACTTCGCAAATCAAAGCCAACTCGTTTTCTTACTGCCTGGTAGATCGCGACTCGCCCAAGTCTTCTACTCTGGATTTCAACTCAGCACAACTCGGAGACTCGGTGACCGCTCCATTAATGAGAAACAGCAAGATCGATACATTCTACTACGTTCAAGTAATCGGAATGAGCGTCGGCGGGCAGCCGGTCTCGATCCCGCCGGAGCTTTTCCAGATGGACGACTCCGGTAGGGGCGGAATCATCGTGGACTGTGGAACCGCTATAACTCGGTTGCAGACTCAGGCTTACAACTCGCTTCGCGACTCGTTCACAAAACTCACTACGAACCTCCGTCCCACGAATCCCGTGGCACTGTTCGACACCTGTTACGATATGTCGTCCCTATCCACAGTCAGGGTCCCAACGGTGGCGTTTCGCTTCGCCGGTGGCATGGCCCTTGACTTACCAGCAAAGAACTACCTGATTCCGGTTGACTCTAGTGGGACCTACTGTTTCGCATTCGCCCCAACGTCGTCGCCTCTTTCAATCATCGGAAATGTGCAGCAGCAAGGGATCCGGGTCAGCTATGATTTGGCTAATAATCGGGTCGGGTTCTCGCCCAATAAATGTTGA
- the LOC119980418 gene encoding peptidyl-tRNA hydrolase, mitochondrial-like, whose amino-acid sequence MNVAAIVSTTAAASLRLPYHRNPHRYSRFGFVFWSSYYSCWKRKRRISMSGISNFLPPSAAISTYSSDATTEMESQAVPKPKQQQQWLIVGLGNPGRKYQGTRHNVGFEMLDAIAEANGISVSSVSFKALVGKGFIENVPVMLAKPQTFMNSSGESVGAIVSYYKIPLKQVLVIFDDLDLPFAKLRLLPKGGHGGQNGMRSIIDHFKGSRDFSRLRIGIGRPPGKMDPVNFVLRPFNKQEREELDFTFERGVEAVRILLLEGFNKAATYVNSDKPVEQLG is encoded by the exons ATGAATGTAGCTGCCATTGTTTCAACCACCGCCGCCGCCTCACTTCGCCTCCCTTATCACCGCAACCCCCATCGCTACTCTCGCTTCGGCTTCGTATTTTGGAGTTCTTATTATTCATGCTGGAAGAGGAAGCGAAGGATAAGCATGTCTGGAATCTCTAATTTTCTTCCTCCATCCGCCGCTATTTCCACTTATTCTTCTGACGCTACCACGGAGATGGAGTCTCAGGCGGTTCCTAAGCCTAAGCAGCAGCAACAGTGGCTTATTGTCGGCCTTGGGAACCCCGGCAGGAAATATCAAGGAACCCGCCACAAC GTTGGTTTTGAGATGCTAGACGCAATAGCGGAAGCCAATGGGATATCTGTGAGCAGTGTTTCCTTTAAAGCCCTAGTTGGTAAAG GTTTTATTGAAAATGTTCCAGTAATGCTTGCCAAACCACAGACTTTTATGAATTCAAGTGGTGAGTCT GTAGGGGCCATTGTTTCATATTACAAGATTCCATTAAAGCAAGTACTAGTG ATTTTTGATGACTTAGATTTGCCTTTTGCCAAATTGCGGCTGTTGCCAAAAGGTGGACATGGAGGACAAAATGG aATGAGAAGCATCATAGATCACTTCAAAGGGAGCCGTGATTTTTCTCGGTTAAGAATTG GGATTGGGCGGCCTCCTGGAAAGATGGATCCTGTCAATTTTGTTCTTCGGCCCTTTAATAAGCAAGAACGAGAAGAG TTGGATTTTACTTTTGAACGCGGTGTAGAAGCAGTACGGATTCTTTTACTTGAGGGGTTCAACAAAGCTGCAACGTATGTTAACAGTGACAAACCCGTGGAACAACTAGGTTAA
- the LOC119980546 gene encoding protein CASP-like isoform X2 — protein MDAPQGGSERDKSNPSSSPISVISYFWKDFDLEKEKSVLDEQGLRIAENQENSQKNRRKLAESTRDFKKASPEEKLNLFNSLLKGYQEEVDNLTKRAKFGENAFLNIYQKLYEAPDPYPALASIAEQDLKLSELESENRKMKLELDEFRTEATHLKNQQATIRRLEERNRQLEQQMEEKVKEIVEMKQHSLAEENQKTLEALKEREQSLQDQLRHAKDSVSNMQKLHELAQSKLFELRAQSDEDRAAKQSEVNLLMDEVERAQTRLLTLEREKGLLRSQLQTANEDTANKKSDNVDSSSILENSLSAKEKIISELNMELHNIETTLSNEREQHINEMKKLNSLLKEKDVALDEMKKEIQARPTTKLVDDLRKKVKILQAVGYNSIEAEDWEVATSGEEMSKMESLLLDKNRKMEHELTQLKVKLSEKTSSLGEAEAKISELTSKVNEQQKLVQKLEDDILKGYNSKERKGGRFDDWDLSEAGGTELYENADQKQVSADQDQSSMLKVICNQRDRFRTRLRETEEEIRQLKEKIGALTVELEKTKADNVKLYGKIRYVQDYNLEKVVSRGSKKHSEDLESGFSSDVESKYKKIYEDDINPFAAFSKKERDLRYKELGFRDKITLNSGRFLLGNKYARTFAFFYTIGLHLLVFTCLYRMSALSHLSNGLDESLVGDNVNLPRAL, from the exons ATGGATGCCCCGCAAGGTGGATCAGAGAGGGATAAATCAAACCCCTCCTCTTCTCCTATCTCCGTCATTTCTTATTTCTGGAAAG ACTTTGAtttggagaaagaaaagagtgtGCTGGATGAGCAAGGACTTAGGATAGCTGAAAACCAGGAAAATAGCCAGAAAAACCGGCGGAAACTTGCAGAGAGCACTAGAG ATTTCAAGAAAGCTTCACCTGAGGAAAAGTTAAACTTGTTTAATTCTTTGCTCAAGGGTTACCAAGAAGAAGTTGATAATCTTACCAAGAGAGCGAAATTCGGGGAAAATGCTTTCCTCAATATCTATCAGAAACTTTATGAGGCTCCAGATCCTTATCCAGCTCTTGCCTCAATTGCT GAGCAAGATCTAAAACTGTCTGAACTAGAATCCGAGAACAGGAAGATGAAACTTGAGCTGGATGAATTCAGGACAGAAGCAACTCATTTAAAGAATCAGCAAGCAACAATAAGGAGACTTGAGGAACGCAACCGCCAGTTAGAGCAGCAG ATGGAGGAAAAAGTGAAAGAAATAGTGGAGATGAAGCAACATAGTTTGGCTGAAGAGAACCAGAAAACACTAGAAGCTTTGAAAGAAAG GGAGCAATCATTGCAAGATCAATTACGACATGCAAAAGATAGTGTTTCCAATATGCAGAAGTTGCATGAACTTGCACAAAGCAAGTTGTTTGAACTTCGTGCTCAATCAG ATGAAGATAGGGCTGCAAAGCAATCAGAAGTCAATCTGTTGATGGATGAAGTGGAAAGGGCTCAGACAAGGCTTCTTACTCTTGAGAGAGAAAAG GGACTTTTGCGCTCCCAATTACAAACGGCAAATGAAGATACTGCAAACAAGAAAAG TGATAATGTAGATTCTAGTAGTATCCTTGAGAATTCTTTGAGTGCCAAAGAGAAAATAATCTCTGAGCTGAACATGGAACTCCACAATATTGAAACAACTCTATCAAATGAACGGGAACAGCATATTAACGAGATGAAAAAGTTGAATTCATTGCTGAAGGAAAAG GATGTTGCTCTTGACGAGatgaagaaagaaatacaaGCTAGGCCAACCACAAAATTAGTTGATGATTTgcgtaaaaaggtgaaaattttgCAG GCAGTGGGTTATAATTCTATCGAGGCTGAAGATTGGGAAGTAGCTACTAGCGGGGAAGAAATGAGCAAAATGGAGTCTCTTCTTCTTGATAAAAATCGAAAAATGGAGCACGAACTGACTCAATTGAAG GTTAAACTCTCTGAGAAAACGTCTTCACTGGGAGAAGCTGAAGCCAAGATATCAGAGCTCACATCAAAGGttaatgaacaacaaaaactgGTACAAAAGCTGGAAGATGATATATTGAAG GGTTATAATTCCAAAGAGCGAAAAGGCGGTCGATTTGATGATTGGGATCTTTCAGAGGCTGGGGGGACCGAGCTATATGAG AATGCAGATCAGAAACAGGTTTCAGCAGATCAAGATCAGAGCTCAATGCTGAAGGTGATATGCAATCAGAGAGATCGATTTAGGACACGTTTGCGAGAGACAGAAGAG GAAATAAGGCAGCTGAAGGAAAAGATTGGGGCTCTAACAGTGGAACTGGAAAAGACAAAAGCTGATAATGTTAAACTGTATGGAAAGATTCGATATGTCCAGGATTATAATCTTGAGAAAGTAGTTTCTCGAGGATCAAAAAAG CATTCAGAAGATTTGGAGAGTGGTTTTTCCTCAGATGTTGAATCTAAGTATAAGAAGATATATGAAGATGACATAAATCCATTTGCAGCATTCTCGAAGAAG GAAAGGGATCTTCGGTACAAGGAATTGGGCTTCAGGGATAAAATAACACTCAACAGTGGGCGTTTCCTCCTTGGCAACAA GTATGCTCGAACTTTTGCATTTTTCTACACCATTGGTTTACATCTCCTGGTGTTCACCTGTCTCTACAGAATGTCAGCTCTGAGTCATCTTAG CAATGGGCTGGATGAATCCCTTGTTGGAGACAACGTGAATCTCCCTCGTGCACTTTAA
- the LOC119980548 gene encoding (R)-limonene synthase 1, chloroplastic-like isoform X2 yields MPRKVDQSEINQNPPLLRSPSFPISGKGEVHTRRVEKLKGKARILLNNAGDPLHQLELIDTLQRLGLGYNFKLEIETILHNIYSKTKTNDLGNLYATALQFRLLRQHGYHVPQEVFENFKECVSGGDDIKGVLSLYEASYYSVEGESIMEEAWDFATRHLKKLDDETVLEGRDPILAMQVRHALELPLHWRVTRFEARWFIDLYEKTNDMNPILLELAKLDFNILQGVYKEELKDLSRWWKNCGLVENLSFARDRLVASHLWAIGVADEPQFANCRKVITKVVALMTVIDDVYDVYGTLDELKLFTDAVERWDINAIKQLPDYIKVCFFALFNTVNEMAFDILKEHGLDVLPNLKKAWISATNAFLVEAEWFHSRYKPTLEEYMNNAFTTIGGPSVIAHGYLFAPNPIRETELNFLENDPDLVRYLSSIFRLQDDLGTSSDELKRGDVPKSIQCYMNETGACEEDARRYIKELMRKTWKKANAVDCVLPQSAIDVISNLARTSHCMYRYGDGHSIENHESKTRALSMLFEPIH; encoded by the exons ATGCCTCGCAAGGTGGATCAGAGCGAGATAAATCAAAACCCTCCTCTTCTTCGATCTCCATCATTTCCAATTTCTGGAAAG GGAGAGGTACACACAAGAAGAGTTGAGAAACTGAAAGGAAAGGCAAGAATTTTGCTAAATAATGCAGGGGACCCTTTGCATCAATTGGAACTTATTGACACTTTACAAAGGCTTGGATTGGGTTATAATTTCAAATTGGAGATAGAGACCATACTACATAATATCTACTCTAAAACTAAGACCAATGATCTTGGAAATCTGTATGCTACTGCTCTTCAATTTAGACTCCTCAGACAACATGGATATCATGTTCCCCAAG AGGTATTTGAGAATTTCAAGGAATGTGTTAGTGGTGGTGATGATATTAAGGGAGTTTTGAGCTTATATGAAGCATCATATTACTCTGTAGAAGGGGAGAGTATTATGGAGGAAGCATGGGACTTTGCTACTAGACATCTCAAAAAACTAGATGATGAGACAGTACTAGAAGGCCGCGATCCAATTCTGGCAATGCAGGTAAGACATGCCTTGGAGCTTCCACTCCACTGGAGGGTAACAAGATTTGAGGCAAGGTGGTTCATAGACTTGTATGAGAAAACAAATGACATGAACCCAATCTTGCTAGAGCTTGCAAAGTTGGACTTCAACATTTTGCAAGGCGTGTACAAGGAGGAACTCAAGGACCTCTCAAG GTGGTGGAAGAATTGTGGTTTGGTAGAGAATTTGAGTTTCGCGAGGGACCGGTTGGTGGCATCGCACTTGTGGGCAATTGGGGTTGCTGATGAACCTCAGTTTGCAAACTGTAGGAAAGTGATTACAAAGGTGGTCGCACTAATGACAGTGATTGATGATGTTTATGATGTCTATGGTACCTTGGATGAACTCAAACTCTTCACGGATGCTGTTGAAAG GTGGGACATTAATGCAATAAAACAGCTCCCTGACTACATCAAAGTATgtttctttgccctttttaacACTGTCAATGAAATGGCTTTCGACATTCTCAAAGAACATGGCCTCGATGTTTTGCCCAACCTAAAGAAAGCA TGGATAAGTGCAACCAACGCGTTCTTGGTAGAGGCAGAATGGTTTCATAGCAGATACAAGCCAACACTAGAAGAATACATGAACAATGCATTCACAACCATCGGTGGACCTTCAGTCATTGCTCATGGATATCTCTTTGCACCAAACCCCATACGAGAGACCGAGCTGAATTTCCTGGAAAACGATCCAGATTTAGTCCGATatctttcttctatttttcgACTTCAAGATGATTTGGGAACTTCATCA GACGAACTAAAGAGAGGCGACGTCCCGAAATCGATCCAATGCTACATGAATGAAACTGGTGCATGCGAGGAGGATGCCCGCAGATACATTAAGGAGTTGATGAGAAAGACATGGAAGAAAGCCAATGCTGTAGATTGTGTATTGCCTCAATCTGCCATTGATGTAATATCAAATCTTGCCAGAACCTCCCACTGTATGTATCGGTATGGTGATGGTCACAGCATTGAAAACCATGAGTCCAAGACTCGAGCCTTGTCCATGCTTTTTGAGCCAATTCATTAG
- the LOC119980548 gene encoding (R)-limonene synthase 1, chloroplastic-like isoform X1 has product MACCLLTSTLFFPSQNNNNRYATTTHRTRVFCNITKTKQHCDDSMAVVRRSADYQPSVWDYDYLQSLNNDFTGEVHTRRVEKLKGKARILLNNAGDPLHQLELIDTLQRLGLGYNFKLEIETILHNIYSKTKTNDLGNLYATALQFRLLRQHGYHVPQEVFENFKECVSGGDDIKGVLSLYEASYYSVEGESIMEEAWDFATRHLKKLDDETVLEGRDPILAMQVRHALELPLHWRVTRFEARWFIDLYEKTNDMNPILLELAKLDFNILQGVYKEELKDLSRWWKNCGLVENLSFARDRLVASHLWAIGVADEPQFANCRKVITKVVALMTVIDDVYDVYGTLDELKLFTDAVERWDINAIKQLPDYIKVCFFALFNTVNEMAFDILKEHGLDVLPNLKKAWISATNAFLVEAEWFHSRYKPTLEEYMNNAFTTIGGPSVIAHGYLFAPNPIRETELNFLENDPDLVRYLSSIFRLQDDLGTSSDELKRGDVPKSIQCYMNETGACEEDARRYIKELMRKTWKKANAVDCVLPQSAIDVISNLARTSHCMYRYGDGHSIENHESKTRALSMLFEPIH; this is encoded by the exons ATGGCTTGTTGCCTTCTTACATCAACTCTATTTTTCCCTTCCCAAAACAACAACAATCGCTATGCTACAACTACTCATCGTACCCGAGTCTTTTGCAAtattacaaaaacaaaacaacattgTGATGATTCAATGGCTGTGGTAAGGAGATCAGCAGATTACCAACCTAGTGTTTGGGACTACGATTACTTACAATCGTTGAACAATGACTTCACG GGAGAGGTACACACAAGAAGAGTTGAGAAACTGAAAGGAAAGGCAAGAATTTTGCTAAATAATGCAGGGGACCCTTTGCATCAATTGGAACTTATTGACACTTTACAAAGGCTTGGATTGGGTTATAATTTCAAATTGGAGATAGAGACCATACTACATAATATCTACTCTAAAACTAAGACCAATGATCTTGGAAATCTGTATGCTACTGCTCTTCAATTTAGACTCCTCAGACAACATGGATATCATGTTCCCCAAG AGGTATTTGAGAATTTCAAGGAATGTGTTAGTGGTGGTGATGATATTAAGGGAGTTTTGAGCTTATATGAAGCATCATATTACTCTGTAGAAGGGGAGAGTATTATGGAGGAAGCATGGGACTTTGCTACTAGACATCTCAAAAAACTAGATGATGAGACAGTACTAGAAGGCCGCGATCCAATTCTGGCAATGCAGGTAAGACATGCCTTGGAGCTTCCACTCCACTGGAGGGTAACAAGATTTGAGGCAAGGTGGTTCATAGACTTGTATGAGAAAACAAATGACATGAACCCAATCTTGCTAGAGCTTGCAAAGTTGGACTTCAACATTTTGCAAGGCGTGTACAAGGAGGAACTCAAGGACCTCTCAAG GTGGTGGAAGAATTGTGGTTTGGTAGAGAATTTGAGTTTCGCGAGGGACCGGTTGGTGGCATCGCACTTGTGGGCAATTGGGGTTGCTGATGAACCTCAGTTTGCAAACTGTAGGAAAGTGATTACAAAGGTGGTCGCACTAATGACAGTGATTGATGATGTTTATGATGTCTATGGTACCTTGGATGAACTCAAACTCTTCACGGATGCTGTTGAAAG GTGGGACATTAATGCAATAAAACAGCTCCCTGACTACATCAAAGTATgtttctttgccctttttaacACTGTCAATGAAATGGCTTTCGACATTCTCAAAGAACATGGCCTCGATGTTTTGCCCAACCTAAAGAAAGCA TGGATAAGTGCAACCAACGCGTTCTTGGTAGAGGCAGAATGGTTTCATAGCAGATACAAGCCAACACTAGAAGAATACATGAACAATGCATTCACAACCATCGGTGGACCTTCAGTCATTGCTCATGGATATCTCTTTGCACCAAACCCCATACGAGAGACCGAGCTGAATTTCCTGGAAAACGATCCAGATTTAGTCCGATatctttcttctatttttcgACTTCAAGATGATTTGGGAACTTCATCA GACGAACTAAAGAGAGGCGACGTCCCGAAATCGATCCAATGCTACATGAATGAAACTGGTGCATGCGAGGAGGATGCCCGCAGATACATTAAGGAGTTGATGAGAAAGACATGGAAGAAAGCCAATGCTGTAGATTGTGTATTGCCTCAATCTGCCATTGATGTAATATCAAATCTTGCCAGAACCTCCCACTGTATGTATCGGTATGGTGATGGTCACAGCATTGAAAACCATGAGTCCAAGACTCGAGCCTTGTCCATGCTTTTTGAGCCAATTCATTAG
- the LOC119980548 gene encoding (R)-limonene synthase 1, chloroplastic-like isoform X3, with protein MACCLLTSTLFFPSQNNNNRYATTTHRTRVFCNITKTKQHCDDSMAVVRRSADYQPSVWDYDYLQSLNNDFTGEVHTRRVEKLKGKARILLNNAGDPLHQLELIDTLQRLGLGYNFKLEIETILHNIYSKTKTNDLGNLYATALQFRLLRQHGYHVPQEVFENFKECVSGGDDIKGVLSLYEASYYSVEGESIMEEAWDFATRHLKKLDDETVLEGRDPILAMQVRHALELPLHWRVTRFEARWFIDLYEKTNDMNPILLELAKLDFNILQGVYKEELKDLSRWWKNCGLVENLSFARDRLVASHLWAIGVADEPQFANCRKVITKVVALMTVIDDVYDVYGTLDELKLFTDAVERWDINAIKQLPDYIKVCFFALFNTVNEMAFDILKEHGLDVLPNLKKAWISATNAFLVEAEWFHSRYKPTLEEYMNNAFTTIGGPSVIAHGYLFAPNPIRETELNFLENDPDLVRYLSSIFRLQDDLGTSSVWTLFLIKYVK; from the exons ATGGCTTGTTGCCTTCTTACATCAACTCTATTTTTCCCTTCCCAAAACAACAACAATCGCTATGCTACAACTACTCATCGTACCCGAGTCTTTTGCAAtattacaaaaacaaaacaacattgTGATGATTCAATGGCTGTGGTAAGGAGATCAGCAGATTACCAACCTAGTGTTTGGGACTACGATTACTTACAATCGTTGAACAATGACTTCACG GGAGAGGTACACACAAGAAGAGTTGAGAAACTGAAAGGAAAGGCAAGAATTTTGCTAAATAATGCAGGGGACCCTTTGCATCAATTGGAACTTATTGACACTTTACAAAGGCTTGGATTGGGTTATAATTTCAAATTGGAGATAGAGACCATACTACATAATATCTACTCTAAAACTAAGACCAATGATCTTGGAAATCTGTATGCTACTGCTCTTCAATTTAGACTCCTCAGACAACATGGATATCATGTTCCCCAAG AGGTATTTGAGAATTTCAAGGAATGTGTTAGTGGTGGTGATGATATTAAGGGAGTTTTGAGCTTATATGAAGCATCATATTACTCTGTAGAAGGGGAGAGTATTATGGAGGAAGCATGGGACTTTGCTACTAGACATCTCAAAAAACTAGATGATGAGACAGTACTAGAAGGCCGCGATCCAATTCTGGCAATGCAGGTAAGACATGCCTTGGAGCTTCCACTCCACTGGAGGGTAACAAGATTTGAGGCAAGGTGGTTCATAGACTTGTATGAGAAAACAAATGACATGAACCCAATCTTGCTAGAGCTTGCAAAGTTGGACTTCAACATTTTGCAAGGCGTGTACAAGGAGGAACTCAAGGACCTCTCAAG GTGGTGGAAGAATTGTGGTTTGGTAGAGAATTTGAGTTTCGCGAGGGACCGGTTGGTGGCATCGCACTTGTGGGCAATTGGGGTTGCTGATGAACCTCAGTTTGCAAACTGTAGGAAAGTGATTACAAAGGTGGTCGCACTAATGACAGTGATTGATGATGTTTATGATGTCTATGGTACCTTGGATGAACTCAAACTCTTCACGGATGCTGTTGAAAG GTGGGACATTAATGCAATAAAACAGCTCCCTGACTACATCAAAGTATgtttctttgccctttttaacACTGTCAATGAAATGGCTTTCGACATTCTCAAAGAACATGGCCTCGATGTTTTGCCCAACCTAAAGAAAGCA TGGATAAGTGCAACCAACGCGTTCTTGGTAGAGGCAGAATGGTTTCATAGCAGATACAAGCCAACACTAGAAGAATACATGAACAATGCATTCACAACCATCGGTGGACCTTCAGTCATTGCTCATGGATATCTCTTTGCACCAAACCCCATACGAGAGACCGAGCTGAATTTCCTGGAAAACGATCCAGATTTAGTCCGATatctttcttctatttttcgACTTCAAGATGATTTGGGAACTTCATCAGTATGGACCTTATTCTTAATCAAATATGTCAAAT GA